Proteins encoded by one window of Chondromyces crocatus:
- a CDS encoding 2OG-Fe(II) oxygenase, protein MGMYAGHYDFTHPLIWTVPALYTAAECAELLSGVPDEAWIPSTVNSASGRVVDKRIRNNLLAVLRKPAISEELYRRVLPHVPRQMKAEVHGRSLVPMEVVGVHVPARIYRYDVGQHFGLHQDQSYFRDDGAKSLLTLMVYLNEGFEGGATTFPEQQRTIVPRTGTALLFQHMVLHAGESVTRGTKYVLRSDVLYRPSN, encoded by the coding sequence ATGGGGATGTACGCCGGTCACTACGATTTCACGCATCCCCTGATCTGGACCGTCCCTGCGCTGTACACCGCGGCGGAATGCGCCGAGCTGCTCTCCGGGGTACCGGACGAGGCCTGGATCCCGAGCACGGTGAACAGCGCGTCGGGGCGGGTGGTGGACAAGCGGATCCGCAACAACCTGCTGGCCGTGCTGCGCAAGCCCGCGATCTCGGAGGAGCTGTACCGACGGGTCCTGCCGCACGTGCCACGGCAGATGAAGGCAGAAGTCCACGGGCGCTCCCTGGTGCCGATGGAGGTGGTCGGCGTGCACGTGCCGGCACGCATCTACCGCTACGACGTGGGCCAGCACTTCGGGCTGCACCAGGATCAGTCGTACTTCCGCGACGACGGCGCGAAGAGCCTGCTGACGCTGATGGTCTACCTGAACGAGGGGTTCGAGGGCGGGGCGACGACCTTCCCCGAGCAGCAGCGGACGATCGTCCCCCGGACGGGGACGGCGCTCCTGTTCCAGCACATGGTGCTCCACGCGGGGGAGTCCGTGACGCGAGGGACGAAGTACGTGCTCCGCTCGGATGTGCTGTACCGGCCGTCGAACTGA
- a CDS encoding ornithine carbamoyltransferase has product MSARHVLSIAELGPDVLARLVDLSTDIATGKWDGGQPLEGKVVGIYFRKSSTRTRTAFTVGAMKLGAHTIAYGPNDLQIVTGETLADTGRVLSNFLDILVVRTNESVDEMKALGAQGVMSVVNAMSDNEHPTQVIGDLSAIKEAKGRLDGIHILYLGEGNNTASALALAVGLTPGMRLTLVTPPGYGLDEETVKQAQALAAQRGASVTQHHRMDDLPKDVDVVYTARWLTMGASKKDTDWLDKFRPYTITEEVMRRVSRPEGTLFFHDLPAMRGYEVVDEVLDGPQSIAFRQAYHKMTSAMAVLLWCARQV; this is encoded by the coding sequence ATGAGCGCGCGACACGTCCTCTCGATTGCCGAGCTGGGCCCCGACGTCCTGGCACGTCTGGTGGACCTTTCCACTGATATCGCCACGGGGAAGTGGGATGGAGGACAGCCGCTCGAGGGAAAGGTCGTCGGGATCTACTTCCGCAAATCGTCGACGCGGACGCGCACGGCGTTCACCGTCGGGGCGATGAAGCTGGGCGCGCACACGATTGCGTACGGTCCCAATGATCTGCAAATCGTCACGGGCGAGACGCTCGCCGATACGGGCCGGGTGCTGTCCAATTTCCTCGACATCCTCGTGGTGCGGACGAATGAATCCGTCGACGAGATGAAGGCGCTCGGGGCCCAGGGCGTGATGTCGGTGGTGAATGCGATGAGCGACAATGAGCACCCGACGCAGGTGATCGGCGACCTGAGCGCGATCAAGGAGGCGAAGGGGCGGCTCGACGGCATTCACATCCTCTACCTGGGCGAGGGGAACAACACGGCCTCGGCGCTCGCGCTGGCCGTGGGGCTCACGCCGGGGATGCGGCTGACGCTGGTGACGCCGCCGGGCTACGGGCTGGACGAGGAGACGGTGAAGCAGGCTCAGGCGCTCGCGGCGCAGCGCGGGGCCAGCGTCACCCAGCACCACCGGATGGACGACCTGCCGAAGGACGTCGACGTGGTCTACACGGCGCGCTGGTTGACGATGGGCGCGTCGAAGAAGGACACGGACTGGCTCGACAAGTTCAGGCCGTACACCATCACCGAGGAAGTGATGCGCCGCGTCTCTCGGCCCGAGGGGACGCTGTTCTTCCACGACCTGCCCGCAATGCGCGGCTACGAGGTGGTGGACGAGGTGCTCGACGGCCCGCAGAGCATTGCTTTCCGTCAGGCGTACCATAAGATGACGAGCGCGATGGCCGTGCTCCTGTGGTGCGCGCGGCAGGTGTAA
- a CDS encoding PLP-dependent cysteine synthase family protein → MRVEQETPKENIQRERTQSLRGAAEPAPRSADPAPRSADPAPRSADPALRVCDSVLDAIGNTPLIRLSKFIPSPSPQCFVKFEAMNPGGSSKDRSAREMLLAEERTRGLEPGAVVIISTSGNMGIGLAMMCAYKGYRLIAIVDPKISPVNEKILRIYGAKIVKVVERDQHAGYHLTRLKKAEELRNKYPDAIYIDQYDNQWNAEAHYRTTGPEIARALDGKVAAIVIAAGTGGTVMGIARYFKDHYPETHIWAVDEHGSLALPANSIPQPRYLNGMGASQRPANYDYPTLPKYLDKQHYVGAAESIQAALDLARTEGILAGGSGGAVVTVMKNVMRHAYRSDQNVVGILPDHGSRYTADFFDEEWLSIRELPVSLAVDGDEP, encoded by the coding sequence ATGCGGGTGGAGCAAGAGACGCCGAAAGAAAACATTCAGCGAGAGCGTACCCAGTCACTCCGCGGCGCGGCCGAACCAGCGCCGCGCTCGGCGGATCCAGCGCCGCGCTCGGCGGATCCAGCACCGCGCTCGGCGGATCCAGCGCTGCGCGTCTGCGACAGCGTGCTCGACGCCATTGGTAACACGCCTCTCATTCGGCTCTCGAAATTCATTCCGTCACCGAGCCCCCAGTGTTTCGTCAAGTTCGAGGCGATGAACCCCGGAGGCAGCTCCAAGGACCGATCCGCGCGCGAAATGCTGCTCGCGGAGGAGCGCACCCGCGGCCTCGAACCCGGCGCCGTGGTGATCATTTCCACGTCCGGCAATATGGGCATCGGCCTGGCGATGATGTGCGCCTACAAGGGCTACAGGCTCATCGCAATCGTCGACCCCAAGATCTCTCCGGTCAATGAGAAGATTCTGCGCATCTACGGCGCGAAGATCGTCAAGGTCGTGGAGCGCGATCAGCACGCCGGGTATCACCTCACCCGCCTGAAGAAGGCCGAGGAGCTGCGCAACAAGTACCCGGACGCGATCTACATCGACCAGTACGACAACCAATGGAACGCCGAGGCCCATTACCGCACCACGGGCCCCGAGATCGCCCGCGCCCTCGACGGCAAGGTGGCCGCCATCGTCATTGCCGCAGGCACTGGCGGCACGGTGATGGGCATTGCGCGCTATTTCAAGGACCATTACCCCGAGACGCACATCTGGGCCGTGGACGAGCATGGATCGCTGGCGCTGCCCGCGAACAGCATCCCCCAGCCGCGCTATCTCAATGGGATGGGCGCGAGCCAGCGGCCCGCGAATTACGACTACCCCACCTTGCCGAAGTACCTCGACAAGCAGCACTACGTCGGCGCGGCCGAGTCCATCCAGGCAGCGCTCGATCTCGCGCGCACCGAGGGCATCCTCGCGGGCGGCTCGGGTGGCGCGGTGGTGACGGTCATGAAGAACGTCATGCGGCACGCTTACCGCAGCGACCAGAACGTGGTCGGCATCCTCCCCGACCACGGTTCGCGCTACACCGCCGACTTCTTCGACGAGGAGTGGCTGTCCATCCGCGAGCTGCCCGTCTCGCTGGCCGTCGACGGCGACGAGCCTTGA
- a CDS encoding glycosyltransferase, with protein sequence MKVLFTTQPAAGHFNPLVPFARALVEAGHQVAFATSRPYCATIEAAGFQAIPVGIDWLESAPETSFPEFEGLSVDAQTGYFLNIFYNVGLKAMLPDLVAAGRAFAPDVIVREYWEPAGSLAAEILGVPLATAGISLFYPTDMLRDFGFNQMLDALRIEHGLPPDPGMIRMYGDLYLHILPTGYQPENIPLLPISQPVRPCIFDNIDGAKLPAWTEQLGDVPTVYASLGTVFNSTPGIFEALLEGLRDEPIHLVLTVGRNLDPARFGPQPANVHIEPYIPQSLMFERCDLVITHGGYNTVMAALSMGVPMLFLPVGGDAPFQAGCCAQLGVATSIVPAELTAETLRAQVRQMLAEKGYRERAAAVKQAIAAMPGPEHVVSLLEGLSQKGVA encoded by the coding sequence ATGAAGGTGCTGTTCACGACGCAGCCTGCGGCAGGTCACTTCAACCCCTTGGTGCCGTTCGCGCGCGCACTGGTCGAGGCGGGGCATCAGGTCGCCTTCGCCACCTCGCGGCCCTATTGCGCGACCATCGAGGCGGCAGGGTTCCAGGCGATTCCGGTGGGGATCGACTGGCTCGAGTCGGCGCCGGAGACATCGTTCCCCGAGTTCGAGGGGCTGAGCGTCGACGCGCAGACGGGCTATTTCCTCAACATCTTCTACAACGTCGGCCTGAAGGCGATGCTGCCGGATCTGGTGGCCGCCGGCAGGGCGTTCGCGCCCGACGTGATCGTGCGCGAGTACTGGGAGCCTGCGGGCTCGCTCGCGGCGGAGATCCTCGGCGTGCCGCTCGCCACGGCGGGCATCAGCTTGTTCTACCCGACCGACATGCTGCGCGACTTCGGCTTCAACCAGATGCTCGACGCGCTGCGGATCGAGCACGGGTTGCCGCCGGATCCGGGGATGATCCGGATGTACGGCGACCTCTACCTGCACATCCTGCCGACGGGCTACCAGCCGGAGAACATCCCGCTCCTGCCCATCAGCCAGCCGGTGCGCCCTTGCATCTTCGACAACATCGACGGCGCGAAGCTCCCCGCGTGGACCGAGCAGCTCGGGGACGTGCCGACGGTCTATGCCTCGCTCGGGACGGTGTTCAACAGCACGCCCGGCATCTTCGAGGCGCTGCTCGAAGGGCTGCGCGACGAGCCGATCCACCTGGTGCTGACCGTGGGGCGCAACCTCGACCCGGCGCGCTTCGGGCCGCAGCCCGCGAACGTGCACATCGAGCCCTACATCCCGCAGAGTTTGATGTTCGAGCGCTGCGATCTGGTGATCACCCACGGCGGCTACAACACGGTGATGGCCGCGCTGTCGATGGGCGTGCCGATGCTCTTCTTGCCCGTGGGCGGAGACGCGCCCTTCCAGGCGGGCTGCTGCGCCCAGCTCGGCGTGGCCACGTCGATCGTGCCGGCCGAACTCACCGCCGAGACCCTCCGCGCCCAGGTCCGCCAGATGCTCGCCGAGAAGGGCTACCGCGAGCGCGCCGCCGCCGTGAAGCAGGCCATCGCGGCGATGCCCGGGCCCGAGCATGTCGTCTCGTTGCTGGAAGGCCTCTCGCAGAAGGGCGTGGCGTGA
- a CDS encoding MFS transporter: protein MDSPSDSSNAGGERTGGSQGNFIAVLRIRDFRLLWLGQLISQTGDYFAYTAMMLVVSRFSTLRGDGEGDLALAISSLMIVAAVPRLLFGALAGVFADRWPRRRAMLFSDVLRMGMTLLLIPAFLLKSLTAVYLLAFLMSTVSTLFTSAKGAVLPLLVPQEQLMPANTISQVSMMAANFIGPALAGAVFKMLPSEKLWMVFILDSFSFFASGVALWLMSTAGDVRTDRAKLATAGGPLRRVVDDLLVGLKALTQNRTISALAIVCTISFFAAGGLQVLWFVLLKTRYGFVQESELAFRNSIVDMAFFTGMVLASVAVGNVLSSAAPKWLIFWGLVVSGVATAIAGHMPSYWGLVVSVVCLGLFVAPIQAGISTLTQLVVPNDQLGRVGGSISTVTEAAMMSSLALAGVVPKTLGLANTFLVAGALCWLGALLAWIRLPAVKAQRNAPTVTPGEAQPA, encoded by the coding sequence ATGGACAGCCCGTCCGATAGCAGCAATGCCGGGGGCGAGCGCACCGGCGGCTCGCAAGGCAATTTCATTGCCGTCCTGCGCATCCGGGATTTCAGGCTTCTATGGCTGGGTCAGCTCATTTCGCAGACGGGCGATTATTTCGCCTATACCGCGATGATGCTGGTCGTGAGCCGCTTCTCCACGCTGCGTGGCGACGGCGAGGGCGATCTGGCCCTGGCGATCTCGTCGCTGATGATCGTCGCCGCCGTCCCGCGCCTCCTGTTCGGTGCGCTCGCTGGCGTGTTCGCCGATCGCTGGCCGCGGCGCCGCGCGATGCTCTTCTCGGACGTGCTGCGCATGGGCATGACGCTGCTGCTCATCCCGGCGTTCCTGTTGAAGAGCCTGACCGCGGTGTACCTGCTGGCGTTCCTGATGTCGACGGTCAGCACCCTGTTCACCTCGGCCAAGGGTGCCGTCTTGCCCCTGCTCGTCCCGCAGGAGCAGCTCATGCCAGCGAACACCATCTCGCAGGTCTCGATGATGGCCGCGAACTTCATCGGCCCTGCCCTGGCAGGCGCCGTCTTCAAGATGCTGCCGAGCGAGAAGCTCTGGATGGTGTTCATCCTCGACTCGTTCTCGTTCTTCGCTTCCGGCGTGGCGCTCTGGCTCATGTCGACGGCCGGAGACGTGCGCACCGACCGCGCGAAGCTCGCCACGGCGGGCGGCCCGCTGCGCCGCGTCGTCGACGATCTGCTCGTCGGCCTCAAAGCGCTCACCCAGAACCGCACCATCTCCGCCCTGGCGATCGTCTGCACGATCTCCTTCTTCGCCGCCGGCGGCCTCCAGGTGCTGTGGTTCGTGCTGCTCAAGACGCGCTACGGCTTCGTCCAGGAGAGCGAGCTCGCCTTCCGCAACAGCATCGTGGACATGGCGTTCTTCACCGGCATGGTGCTGGCGAGCGTCGCCGTGGGCAACGTGCTCTCCAGCGCCGCCCCGAAGTGGCTCATCTTCTGGGGCCTCGTCGTCAGCGGCGTCGCGACGGCGATCGCCGGGCACATGCCGAGCTACTGGGGCCTCGTCGTGTCGGTCGTCTGCCTCGGCCTCTTCGTCGCGCCCATCCAGGCCGGCATCAGCACGCTGACGCAGCTCGTGGTGCCGAACGATCAGCTCGGTCGCGTCGGCGGGAGCATCAGCACCGTCACCGAGGCGGCGATGATGAGTTCCCTGGCGCTGGCGGGCGTCGTCCCGAAGACGCTGGGCCTGGCGAACACGTTCCTCGTCGCGGGGGCGCTCTGCTGGCTCGGCGCCCTCCTCGCCTGGATACGGTTGCCGGCGGTCAAGGCGCAGCGCAACGCGCCCACGGTGACCCCCGGAGAAGCGCAGCCTGCCTGA
- a CDS encoding Uma2 family endonuclease, which translates to MVGEIIAGTLFMSPRPATPHVSVSSTLGMMLGSPFRLGMGGPGGWWIFDEPELHLDSDVLVPDLAGWRRERMPTRPSTAAISLAPDWICEVLSPSTATDDRFDKLPIYAREGVTWVWLVDPIKRTLEVQHLGPRKRWETELLVKGDVVVRAAPFDAIELPLSILWDEKLPAPRGHEG; encoded by the coding sequence ATGGTTGGGGAGATCATCGCGGGCACCCTCTTCATGTCGCCGCGCCCCGCCACGCCACACGTGAGTGTCTCCTCGACGTTGGGGATGATGCTGGGCTCCCCGTTCCGGCTCGGGATGGGTGGTCCGGGGGGATGGTGGATTTTCGACGAGCCAGAGCTGCATCTGGACAGCGATGTGCTGGTGCCCGACCTGGCCGGCTGGCGTCGGGAGCGGATGCCCACCCGACCCAGCACGGCGGCGATCTCCCTCGCTCCGGACTGGATCTGCGAGGTGCTCTCCCCGAGCACGGCGACCGACGACCGCTTCGACAAACTCCCGATCTACGCCCGCGAAGGCGTGACCTGGGTCTGGCTGGTCGACCCCATCAAGCGCACGCTGGAGGTCCAGCACCTGGGCCCTCGGAAGCGATGGGAGACCGAGCTGCTGGTCAAAGGCGATGTGGTCGTGCGGGCCGCGCCCTTCGATGCCATCGAGCTGCCGCTCTCGATCCTCTGGGACGAGAAGCTCCCTGCACCTCGCGGCCACGAAGGCTGA
- a CDS encoding DegT/DnrJ/EryC1/StrS family aminotransferase, whose translation MKVPFLELRPAHDELRAELDAAYTRVAEGGWYVLGAEVEAFEQEFAAYCGATHGIGVSNGLDALVLLLRALDIGPGAEVIVPANTFIATWLGVTHAGATPVPVEPDERTHNLDPARLAAAITPKTRAILPVHLYGQPADMDPILDLAARHGLLVIEDAAQAQGARYRGRRTGSLGLAAGFSFYPGKNLGALGDAGGVVTSDADLADRLRTLRNYGSRVKYHSDVIGMNARLDELQAAFLRVKLAYLDTWNARRARIAQRYLEALRDVPGLVLPHVPAWAEPVWHLFVIRSTRRDALQAHLQREGVGTQIHYPVPPHRAGAYADLAGLPPLPLTERLAAEVLSLPMGPHLADDAVEHVIQAIHRFA comes from the coding sequence ATGAAGGTCCCGTTCCTGGAGTTGCGCCCCGCCCACGACGAGCTGCGCGCCGAGCTCGACGCCGCCTACACCCGCGTCGCCGAGGGCGGCTGGTACGTGCTCGGCGCCGAGGTCGAGGCCTTCGAGCAAGAGTTCGCCGCCTACTGCGGCGCCACGCACGGCATCGGCGTCAGCAACGGCCTCGACGCCCTCGTGCTCCTCCTGCGCGCCCTCGACATCGGCCCTGGCGCCGAGGTCATCGTCCCCGCGAACACCTTCATCGCCACCTGGCTCGGCGTCACCCACGCGGGCGCGACCCCGGTCCCCGTCGAGCCGGACGAACGCACGCACAACCTCGACCCTGCGCGCCTCGCCGCCGCGATCACCCCGAAGACCCGCGCCATCCTGCCCGTGCACCTCTACGGCCAGCCCGCGGACATGGACCCGATCCTCGATCTCGCCGCCCGCCACGGCCTCCTGGTCATCGAGGACGCCGCGCAAGCCCAGGGCGCGCGCTACCGCGGCCGGCGCACCGGGAGCCTCGGCCTCGCCGCCGGCTTCAGCTTCTACCCGGGCAAGAACCTCGGCGCCCTCGGCGACGCCGGCGGCGTGGTCACGAGCGACGCCGACCTCGCCGATCGCCTGCGCACCCTGCGCAACTACGGCTCGCGCGTGAAGTACCACAGCGACGTGATCGGCATGAACGCCCGCCTCGACGAGCTGCAAGCCGCCTTCCTGCGCGTGAAGCTCGCCTACCTGGACACCTGGAACGCGCGCCGCGCCCGGATCGCCCAGCGCTACCTGGAGGCGCTGCGCGACGTTCCCGGCCTCGTCTTGCCGCACGTCCCTGCGTGGGCCGAGCCGGTCTGGCACCTCTTCGTGATCCGCTCGACCCGCCGTGACGCGCTCCAGGCGCACCTCCAGCGCGAGGGCGTCGGCACGCAGATCCACTATCCCGTCCCCCCGCACCGCGCTGGCGCCTACGCCGATCTCGCAGGCCTCCCCCCGCTCCCGCTCACCGAGCGTCTAGCGGCCGAAGTGCTGAGCCTCCCGATGGGGCCGCACCTCGCCGACGACGCCGTGGAGCACGTCATCCAGGCGATCCATCGCTTCGCTTGA
- a CDS encoding sugar 3,4-ketoisomerase encodes MPLGAFRFLDVPSHRDPRGLLGFVEGSRDIPFAIRRVYYICQVPPGTERGGHAHRRLEQLFIPLAGSFRMRLDDGETQHDLLLDSPTRALHLSPILWRELYDFSPGAACLILASEPYDEAEYIRDHETFLAATRASR; translated from the coding sequence GTGCCCCTCGGCGCCTTCCGCTTCCTCGACGTCCCCTCGCACCGAGACCCGCGCGGCCTCCTGGGCTTCGTCGAGGGGTCACGCGACATCCCGTTCGCCATCCGCCGCGTCTACTACATCTGCCAGGTCCCCCCTGGCACCGAGCGCGGCGGCCACGCCCATCGACGACTGGAGCAGCTCTTCATCCCGCTCGCGGGCTCCTTCCGCATGCGCCTCGACGACGGCGAGACCCAGCACGACCTCCTCCTGGACTCGCCCACCCGCGCGCTCCACCTCTCGCCCATCCTCTGGCGCGAGCTGTACGACTTCTCCCCGGGCGCCGCGTGCCTGATCCTCGCCTCGGAACCCTACGACGAGGCCGAGTACATCCGCGATCACGAAACCTTCCTCGCCGCGACCCGGGCATCGCGATGA
- a CDS encoding ornithine cyclodeaminase, with translation MLYLSERDLHTLGIDWNETISSIDHAVRCLDRGDFAQPIKPYLRYRNPVNRIIAMPAFLGGDVNAAGIKWIASFPGNLDRQIPRAHSVVVVNDADTGAPICIVNGALLSVIRTASVSGLLLRLFDQLRTPDEVKVGITGFGPIGRYHLAMCQELLGARLRKVSIYDPRSIDLHAEGQLPEHVGLVRSWQEAYDDADVFITCTVSSAPYIDRPAKPGSLQLNVSLRDYTVHVFDQMKDAMIVDDWDEVNREATDIEVFHKEKGLTKEGTKSIVDVVCHGALAGFAPAQPILFNPMGMAVFDIAIARHFHDKARAQGVGTTLD, from the coding sequence ATGCTCTACCTCTCCGAACGCGACCTCCACACCCTCGGCATCGACTGGAACGAGACCATCTCCTCCATCGACCACGCCGTCCGTTGCCTCGATCGCGGCGACTTCGCGCAGCCCATCAAGCCGTACCTCCGCTACCGCAACCCCGTGAACCGCATCATCGCCATGCCGGCCTTCCTCGGCGGCGACGTCAACGCGGCGGGCATCAAGTGGATCGCGAGCTTCCCTGGCAACCTCGACCGCCAGATCCCGCGCGCGCACAGCGTCGTCGTCGTCAACGACGCCGACACCGGCGCGCCCATCTGCATCGTCAACGGTGCCCTGCTCAGCGTCATCCGCACCGCCTCGGTCAGCGGACTCCTCCTCCGCCTCTTCGACCAGCTCCGCACCCCCGACGAGGTCAAGGTCGGCATCACCGGCTTCGGCCCCATCGGCCGCTACCACCTCGCCATGTGCCAGGAGCTGCTCGGCGCCCGCCTGCGCAAGGTCTCCATCTACGACCCCCGCTCCATCGACCTCCACGCCGAAGGCCAGCTCCCCGAGCACGTCGGCCTCGTCCGCTCCTGGCAGGAGGCCTACGACGACGCCGACGTCTTCATCACCTGCACCGTCTCTTCGGCGCCCTACATCGATCGCCCCGCCAAGCCGGGCTCCCTCCAGCTCAACGTCTCGCTCCGCGACTACACCGTCCACGTCTTCGACCAGATGAAGGACGCCATGATCGTCGACGACTGGGACGAGGTGAACCGCGAGGCGACCGACATCGAGGTGTTCCACAAGGAGAAGGGCCTCACCAAGGAGGGCACGAAGAGCATCGTCGACGTCGTCTGCCACGGCGCCCTCGCCGGCTTCGCGCCCGCCCAGCCCATCCTGTTCAACCCCATGGGCATGGCCGTCTTCGACATCGCCATCGCCCGCCACTTCCACGACAAGGCCCGCGCCCAGGGCGTCGGCACCACGCTCGACTAG